The sequence GATTCGAACCGACGCCGTCTGGTTCACCACCAAGGGCCAGGTTGTCATCCCCGCCTGGCTGCGAAAGCAATTTCACATCGAGGACGGCACCAAAGCGGTTGTGCGGGCCACGCCCGATGGGATTCTTCTGAAGCCGGTGACTTCAGTGACCATCCGCCGGCTCAAGGGAATTTTGAAGCGCAAGCCCGGGGACAAGCCGCTGGCTGAGGAATGGGCGGCGCACAAG comes from Verrucomicrobiota bacterium and encodes:
- a CDS encoding AbrB/MazE/SpoVT family DNA-binding domain-containing protein, with amino-acid sequence MTPAIRTDAVWFTTKGQVVIPAWLRKQFHIEDGTKAVVRATPDGILLKPVTSVTIRRLKGILKRKPGDKPLAEEWAAHKRQEHELEEAKDARSTGSR